AGCACACATCCTGAGACAAGCTGGCCTTGGGGGTCCTGCTGGCCTGCCAGGGTGTCCCCACACTCAGAAGCCCTGAGATTCACCCTGCCCTCCCACCTGGGCTCTACCTGCTCCAGCCTGGTCTCCCGTCACGGCCTCTGAAATCCTGGCTGTCCACTGCCTCATCCTCCCGAAGCACTCTCTGTCCCATGTCCCCCACCCCTACCCAATCCCAGCCCAGCAGCCCTGAGACCCTGCCTGGGCACTCACACCTGGGGGTCGGGGTGCCCCTCCTCACCTCCCCAATCCCTTGCACCCAGGGGTGCTGGGGCAATGATCCTAGCTGATGGTCTGCATTCCGGTCTCTGGCCAGCACCtgtgcccagagcccagagcacgTGGCCCAGGGGAGGGCCCAGGCTAAGCTgagggagagggagcaggacTGAGTCACAGGGGTTGGCTCTGGGCTGGAAGTCTGCCGGAAATGCCCAGGAGGGGTCAGAGTTAGGCTCCGAGACCCCCTGGCCACGCAGCCCAGGGCAGGGAGTACATGGAGTGAGCCGCCACGGCTCGGGGAGGGACGCTGCCATGGACACTCGCTTGCCACAGACCCCGAGAACTTGGGCAGCAGCCTCAGGAGAGGACTAGGCCCAAGGCTCCCCACAAGGTCCCCTGGGGGAAGGACCTGTGCTGGTGCCGCAGCTTCACAGAGGACGCGCTCCCGGGCAGGAAGGTCCCAGCGTTCCTTCTAGACAGAGGTCCCCTAAGCTGCACTCCACCTGGAGCCCGGGACTCTGGGCCTCCCCGGTGGCCTGTCAAGATCATCTAAGGTCACAGCCCTGAGGAGGCCCAGCCTGGCATGCCCCTCCCCCAGAACTCCTGTTACACAGCAGGGCTCACAGCCATGTCCCTGAGGGCCATCCACAGCCCAGACTGGACCACACTGCCCTTCACTGGAGCCAAGGAGTGTCAGGCAACTGAACCAGGGACGGCCACACCCCTGTGCGGTCCCTGTCCCCACCAGGCCAGATCCTAGGACCTGCGAGCCTGAGGAGGAGGCCAGATGCTGGTCTGTGGAGAGAGGTCCATTCCTGCCTGCTGGGAAGCTGAGGTCAGGGCTGTGGGCACAGCCTGGGGGCAGCCTGGGCTCCAGGGCTAGCTGAGCCTGTACCCCACCAAAGCACAGCCAagagaggtgggggggggagcTGGGACCTGTTCAGGTAGAAGGAGAAGACGTTCTTGTCCACCAGCTTCTGCTCCATGAGGTTGTCGAAGACGGGCAGCACGTTGTTGACGGAGATGCGGGGGTAGGCCATGCCCAGGATGCCATCGAACTTGGCGGCGATGAAGGTGATTCCAGGCTGCTTGGTGGCCTCCCCAAAGATCTGCCTCTCAATCTTGAGGCCTCCTGGAGCTAGGGAAGGACCTGAATTGCAGGGCACCTGTGGGCCAGGGCGGGGGTCAGCAGGCTATAGTACCCTGGCTGCAGCCTGGCATCATCCCTGGGCCTAGGAAGCTCAAGACAGGCTCATCACAACCACCAGACAAGCAGAAACAGGGCAGGCGGAAGGGCTGGGGACACCAGACCCAGCTGGGGACAAGGATGTGGTGTGAGGGTGGGGTCAAACCCTCTCGGGGAGCTGCTAGGGCCCTTTTTCACAGGagctgggaggcaggagggagcacGGGGGCAGGCCCTGGCTcagctccaacctctgccctcaccCCTCTGTGCCAGGGCTCTGGGTCAGGCTTGGAGACAAGATGGTAGGCCCAGGCGTGAAGCCCAGGGGCTGGATGTCCACAACACCACCCCAGGCCACACCCCCTCCCAGTCTGCAGAGATAGAGGCCCTGCAGGATGTGGGAGGCAGCTGCTCGGAGGGAGGCTGCGTGGGCAGCAAGTTGGGCAACGTCCTGTTCAGCTGAGGGGCCCAGAGCCCTGCTGGTCCCCACCTCGGCAGCACCGTCTCTGGCTGCCTGGCCTCTCCCATGGGCAGGGGCCAGCCTGCATGACCCTCACCTGCAGGTGGGCATGGGGCCTAGCCCTGGTCTCCCTGACCCCTGCTCTACAGAGACCTCTCCCCCACATGCTCTGCACAGAGGCTTCTGCCACATCTCACCCTCGGCACCCCCAACCAACCCCTCAGCCAGCTGCAGGGGAGAGACCCCCTCAATCCCCAGAGATGTCCCTGGACACCCTGTTGACACTTCAAACCCAATACATCCAAAACAGACCCAATCCTCCCCAGCCACCTGCACCCTGCACCACCAGCCCAGCAGGCTGGAGCCTGCTGCCACTCGCTCTTCAGGGACAGCCCTCCTGCACCGGAGCGACCGTGACTGCTCGGGAACGTGTGGCAATCGCGCCAGCCCTGCTCTTGCCCCAtcttcctcctgctgctccctGTCCCGACTTCCAGGGAACACAGGTCCCTGCAACCCCGGAGGGTCTTCCGCTGCCCCTCCTGCACACAGCCAGTCCCGCCCACAGCTTCCCTGGCTCTGCAACCTTCCAAGAGGGCCGCGTGGGCGGGTCACCACGCCCTCTCCCTCAGCTGCAGGTGCCCCAAGCGTGACTCTTGTCACCAAGGTGAGTGCCCCAGTCCTAAGAGAAGACCCAGGGACTCACCGACACAGTATCCTGGCTCAGGTACCCAGAGAGGCTGCCAGAGCCGTAGTGGATGTCAAAGGACGTGCCGTTCTTCACGTAGGTGCTGGACTTGCCGCTGTTGTACTTGTGGTGGACCCCTGCTcagggacaggggacagggaggaggccaTCAGCCTACCGCCCACTGCtgcagcctcaggctcccaatcGGTTGCGAGGACCACTGCCCAGCGTTAGACTGAGCTCTGACCTGTGGCCCACCGTGTCAGGGACCCCTGGATGGGGGACTATGACACCCCAAGCCCACACCTTTCTCCATCCTTGGCCAGTACAGTCCCCAGCCAGAGGAGAAGCAAGGCTGTGGCCAGCTGGGCCAGCTAGAACAGGTTCACCCGGAAAGCGGTCACCTTGGGGCAGGGTGGAGGAGCCGGCCTGTCTGATGTGGCTAAGAGGAGGAGTGTGCATTGCCCAAGAGGTTTTGTGAGGGCCACCTGCAGGTCCCAGGcctgctcctcctcccagccGTAGCCCAGAGAGGCCCGATGGGAACAGCAGGGCTGGGTACCAACCCCAGCTCCCTGGGAGAAGAAGTGAGCTCCCAAGAGTGGGAAGACCCTGGCTGCCTGGAGGGTCCATGCCATGGCCTCTGCCTCCCCTGGCACTGCTGTGACCAGCAGCCGCGTGTGGCCGAGCGCACGGCACAGGCAAGGGTCAGGGCAGCGCAGAGCCGGGCATGGCAAGGGGTGTGGGGGCACTCACAGCAGGCTATATCCAGCAGCTTGCAGTGGATGGAGGGGACCCACAGGTTGGAGGAGCCGGTGTCAAAGACCACTGTGAAGCACTGTGGGGGAGTCCCGATGCCAATCTCCCCGTAGTACTGGGCCTGAGGGGTAGCAGGGTCCATCAGGGCAAGGGGAGGTACCCCATGTCCCCACCGAACCTGAGAGTCCCCTGGTTGTCCAGGCCAGAGGAAAGAGCGCCCTGGGGTCCAGACCCCAGCTCCAGCATCCACCGCCACCTGTTGAGCCTTGATGAGGCCCCAGAGGACAGGCTCCAGCAGAGGCTCGGCCCCCAGCACTCAGGCACGGGCATTTCCAGACCCCTCCCTGGCACAGCACCCCCAACCCAACACATGGAGGCCAGGGTGGGGTCAGAGCACTTGAAGATGAGGCCAGCAGTCGGGCTGGTCTGGGGCAGGCTGGGCCTGGACATAAGCCCCGGGAAGGCCATCTGGGCAGACTCCTCTGCCATGCAGGGTCTATGGCCTGAGAAGGGAGGTGAGCTCCTCCCGGGAGGAGGAGGCCCTGACTCTGGGGACTTCAGTTCCTGCTCCTGCCATATGTGACTAGCCTTGGAGGGTCTGGCCAAATGCCCCGGCTCCAACGGACTCTCCAACTCTTCCCTAAGTGCCCTAGGCTGCTTCCCCATCTGCTCACAGGGACCGCAGGGCACTGCAGTACCAACTCTGGGACCAGAAAGGCACAAAGGGTCATGTGCCTCTGAGAGAAAGCCTTGGCCCGCTCAGACCTGGGAGGCGGTGAGCGTCTTGAAGCTTGGCGTGATCTGCCCCACCTGCCAGGCCCCCTCTTCCTGGGGAGGGAGCCTGGTTCCAATCTCACCCCTTTCTTTCCAGCCACATGGCTCCAGGGAGCAGCAGTGACCACTGACTGCCCCAAGAGAAGTGGCCATGGGGGGGTGGAGTGACTCAGCAAATCCTCCTGTGTGTGCCTGCCCTAGGGGATCAGGAACTGGCCAGCAAGGCCCAGAAAGGCAGCCCCCCCCTCTCGGAGCCAGTCACATGCCTGTGTTCTGAGCTTCCTGTCACAGCCTAGGCTCTGGCCAGGCAGGACAGAGGGCACAGCTACCCCTGTGCAGGGGGCCTCAGAGCCCAGGTTTGAACTGCAGTGAGGGGCTTCCTGGGACTCAGAGATAAGCACCCAAGAATGGTCCTGCAGCCCCAGAGCCACCAGGCTCTGGCCCAgaacctgttgcagagaggaaagcaAGCGGGCCAGGCCAAGCTTGCCCAGGGCTCAGAGCCTCTCTCTCCCTCAAAAACAGAGGCAGGAGAGGGGCTGCTGGCCCTGGAGAAGATGGTGAGGTGATGGCACTGTGCCATGGGGTCACCCCAGGCCTCCCAGCAGGACTGACAGGCCACAGAGATTCTAGCTAGTTACACCAGGCAGGTGTGTGGGTCCAATGACGGGGCTCAGGGCCCTGGACTTGATCAGGTTCATCTGTGCCCCTGGACAGTGGTAAGGCTGAGACCACAGTACAACTCTGAGCTGGCAGCCAGTGCTCGGGACAGGCAATGGGACACACCCCCAAGGTGCAGCGCCAGCAGCAGCAGGGACCCAGAAGGCTGGCAGCAGGGACAACTGAGCAGGAAAGGGTGTGCTGAGCCCAGGAGCACCACCCCCCGAACAGGTGCAGACTCAGCCGCTGCTGCAGAGCCAGAGGGGCACTGCTCCCGGGGAGCACAGCCCACCACACTCACATCCATGTAGTTCTTGAGGATCTCGGGAACTGGCCCCTTGGTCCTATCTGATGACTGCAGGGAGTACTTGGTGATGGGGCCCTGAGCGACCAGGCCTTCCACGGGGCCCCCTGCCTCCGTCATGGTCCGGCGGATGGACGTGAACTTATACAGGGGAATTCTGTCAAGAAGGAGTGGAGCACGTCAGGGTGGGACTCAGGCTGCAGCTCTCAGGCAGCCCCCTCCAGAGACCACCTAGTGATGGCCCTCGATGCTGCCCCCAGATGTCTCGAACTCAGCATGGCCTCAGCCAAACTCCTGCTGGAAACCCACAGGTCCAGCTGCCCTCACAGGAGTGAATGGTGACCCATCAGCACCCCAGGGCCAGGCCAAAGTCCTGGGAGGCCCCATCCCCTTTGTATCCCACCTCCAAGCCTGCAAGCTGGAGGCCAGTGTGCCTACCATTCCCCCTCCTGAGCCACATGCCTGCCCAGCAGCCCTCAGTCACTCCAAAGGACTTGGGAGGCCATGTCTCCAGTCCTCCCTGCACACCTGCTCTGGTCTCTGCTAGGATGGCCCCTGTCACCCTGCCTGAAGCCCTCCAGGCATCCCACTGTTCCCCTTGGCCACAGCCGCTCCCTGCCAGGACCCCACACCAACATGGTTCCCTTCCGTGGGACTGTCTGTCTGGTACCCCTGGGTGGCTCCTCCTGACATCCCAGGGCCTCATCACCAATCCCCAAGGCCTCCCTGACACCCCTGTTCCCCTGCCCACATGCACTACACCCCAGGGGCTTGAGGACTGTGTCCTCCACAAGAGCCCCACCTGAAGCCCCTCTCCAGGAGTCTTCCAGGATGGCCTTGGGGGTCTGGCCTGTCTGGGAGGTGCTGCAGACCAAGGTCAGGGGTTCTGGGGTTCTGGTACATGTGGGGCTTTGCCATCAAATGGCAGAGATGAGGGGTCCCTGCCTGTCTCCTGGGGATGCTGGCCTCCCTGCTCCTTGGAGACCTAGCCTAAGCTTTTAATGGCTTTGATGAAACTCTTCCCTGACCCAGGTATTTGAGGACAAGGTCACAGCTGACTTCCTGGCAAGGCAAGGGTGAGCTCTAGGAACCCAGGGCTCTCATCAAAGAGGGATGGGCTGGAAATCCTCAGATTCTTGCCTAGGAGGATGGACACGCCCTCCAGGGGCCTGCGGGTCCTGGGCTCAGCTGCCCTACCCCGCAGAAAGCCTGGGCTCCCATCCCCAAGGCTATCTTGGCCCTCTTCAGAGAGGGGAGGCCTGAGGGTGTGGCGCTCAGGCCTGTGGCTGTTTCCCATAAAGGCTCCCATTGAGGCTGCCCGCCCCCAGGCTGCAGGCCACTGCCTGTCATGGGTCCCATGCAACCCTGGTCCCCAGCCAGCTCCCAGGCACCTGAGACCTATGACCTCATCCACCTTCCCACAGGGAGCAGACCCACAGCAGTGGGGCTTTGCGTGAGGGCCGTGTAGCACAGGGAGGCAGGTGTGTTTGAGGACTCCCCGCCCACAGGAGCACAGCCCCCAGCCTCGGGATGGGTAAGCTGGACCACTCCCCCAAACCTCCTCCTGTCTCTGGGACTTATGGGTCTCCTAGTGCCTCTTGGGGTCTCTCCATCCAGAGCCTGTGGGAGCACCCCCTGAGTAAACGCAAGGCCTCACTCCAGTTCACAGCTGGCAAAGGGGGTCCCCAGAGGCTGAGTGCCTTGCCCGGGTGCAAGTCCTACAGGGCCTAGCCCTTGGCCTCCCGCCTCCCACAGCCCGCCCCAGAACAGACCCCCCAACCACGTCTGTCCAGAACCAGCACTGCTCCTCCACAGCCCCAGACCCTCGGTGGGCCAGAGTCACACAAGCCTCCTGTCCCCTCAAGGCCGACCCCAGGGCGGTGGGGGCCAAGGGGCCCTGGAGAACCCTGCGCCCCAGAGCTCCACCGTCCCTAGGGGCCGGGCCCTGCAGGTGGCTGTGGAGATGGCACAGGTGCACTCCAGCAGCCGCGCGCGGGGTCGCCAGGGGCGCAGGACCTCGGCACCGGCCGAAGCTCACCTGATGAGGGCCGAGGCGGACGCGGCCAGCAGGCCGAGCGCGAGCAGCAAGAGGCTGGGGGGCTGCATGGCGACAGGGGCCGGGTCGGAGCCGAGCGGAGTCCCAAAGGTCGCGCGCTTATAGCCGGGATGACGGCGCAGTCGGGGGAGTCAGCTGACCGGCTTGTTTGCCCGGGACGGTCACGTGGGGCGCGGCCGCCGCgcgcgggggcggggcctgggcgggACGACCGACCACGCACGCTCTCGGGAGCGCGCCCGCCGGGCCGGTCCCGCCCCCTCCCGGGGATCCCAGGCTGCTGAGCGGGTTGCGCAGCCTCTggccagaggggaggggaggggggaggggggtccAGGCTGTCCACCTGCCCCAGCGGAGCCGGTCCCCAGTCGTGCGGCTTGCAGCGTGGGCCCTGACCCCGGGGCAGACCGCACCCAGGACTCCCAGGGCAGTCGCACCTGGGTGTCTCCTCCAGGGCGCCCACCTTCCCCGGGCCTCTTCCCCTCACAGCTGTCTCCATCCTGGGGCTCTCCCAAAGCCCCTTTGGAAGTCCCTCCCCCTTGTTTTGGCCACCCAGAGGCACCTGTTCTCCCTCCCCAAGTGTAATGGTCCACTTTGGGCTTTGAAtaccttgctgctctgccactgtgacttattCTTAGAGGACTTGTTTcgtcctctctccctgctcctccctagtCTCAGGGGAAACAGGGTCACCTTCCTTCCCCATCCCAGGCGGTTATCTGtccctgagcacacacccaccatggGAAAGGAGTCATCCAGACTTTGGGGTGGCACCAAGATCTCAGGAAGGACTGTCTCCAGATTAACAAGTGAGTTACAACTTCAGTAGGGAACAGGTGGAAGGCAGCCCTTGAGTCGCCTCTTAAGAGCCCCCATTtcccctgatgggcagaatcacagcctcggGGAAGGAGTCCCTGTGTCTCTCCTTTCCCAAAACCacgtccttgttattggattggcgtCGGGGACAACGACTGAGCTTTCAGTAACACAAGTCCTGCAGCCCACTCTCACCTTCCCAGAGCATCACTCTCAGCCCAGCCGGGGGCTGGGACCTGTCTGTCTGTGATATGGCACCTCTGGAGGACAGGCTCTGAAAGGGTGCTGTGCATCCCATCTGTGACAGGGACCAGATGTCCCGGTGATTCTTCGGCATGACCCTCTCCTGGCCAGGCCTTAGGAGGCTGCCCTCCAGGAGCAAAGGCACACGGCAGGTCACTGCAAGAAGGGGTCTGTCAGGAAGGAAGCGTCGTGAGGACATCCTGGGACGTGAGGCTCACGGGGGAAGGTCCTCTGGAAGGGGTGAGGTTTGAGCAGGGCTCAGAGCCTCCTCCCAGGTTGCCCTCCGTGTGCCTATGAGGGTAGATACTCCCAGACTCCACTTTGCAGAGGGGAAGACAGCAGCTGGGCGGGAATTCCCCAGTTCTGCAGAACCTCTCCTGCCCAGTCTGATGGCCACAGGTGAGTGAGGGCAGCCTGGCCTTTCCTCTGGGCACAGTGCTCCACTTACCACGTAGAGCCCCAGatgtgagaacagaggctgggTTGAGGCAGACAAGCATCTTTGCCCTTGGAAACTGACCCCGGCTCCCTTGGGGTCCAAGGCTGTCTTCTGATCATTCCAGGAGTGCTCTCAGCACCTTGAGTCATTACCTGCCTCCCCGTGGGCTCCTGTCTTGGAGAGGCCAGCTGGGCCCTGGGTGGGCTGCATCAGGCATCAGGCCAGGGGCAGAATGTGGCCTGGGTCCTCACACTGGGCCCCAGAGCCCTACAGTGGGCACACACTGTCCCCAGGTGCTCAGACAGAGGCATGTGTGAGACCATCTGTATCCAGTTGGTACAGAGGAGGCCTCCACCTGTCCTGGTTCCTGGCTAGCCTGGCACAGGGCAGGTGTCCCATGCTCTGTGGGATGAACACCTGCATGTGCCCATAAGACCCTGGGAGGCACTGGAGGAGGGGTGGAGGGTCATGATTTCTGATCCTCTCCTCCCACTTGCCTGGGCAGCTCTCCCTGTCTGAGCCTTGACTCCCCTACCTGCAGAGACAGGAATGGGCCTGCCATGTCCAGAGCCCTGGGGGAGAGGGATCCGGTGGGGTTGCCCTGGCCCCCTGCCTGCTGGCTCAGCTCAGACCTCAGGACTCCTGCACCTGCTACTCTGACTGGGAGCACCTGTTCCCATCAGGCTGGTCCCTCAGGGCCCTGAACCAGTGGAGGGGGATTGTGTCCAGGCCCTGCAATCCTGTGTCCAGTCCACTGTCTTTGGTGCCAGGATGCCTCTTCCTGGCCTTGCCTGGTGTTAGACAGGGCACAGGGCCTCTTTCCCTGGCTTGGAGAGGCCCTGCACTTCCTACAGGGCAGAGGGCTTTCTAGGGAACCAGGGGCCCCTGGCCATAGCAGGTCATGTGGCAGGGATCTAGGCTCTGTATGGTGCACAGCCTACAAGCAACAAGGAGGCAGGTGGTGGAGACTGGTCTTCTTGCCTCCCAGCCTCTATAGTCAGTGCCTGCTGTGAGTTAGAAACTcctgtgtgagacagtgcaagaacgTTCCAGGGTCAAAGATTGAATTGCGAGAGCCTTAACCCAAGCAGTGCATCGATCCCCCGGTGGGAGtaactgagtggtcactgaagCTGGGTTgggtagctggaggaggtgggctctGGGGGCGTGCTGAGATGGGCCAGAGGTATCTCCCGGGGGGGGGGTGGCCAGTGGCGTGCATTGGGGTCACCACGGATGATCCTCCCGATCAGTGAGGGAGGCTGGCAGTTGGCCTTGAGGGAGTGGAGCAGGAGGGGGAGGAAGCCCAGGAGCCTGCTTTGCATGTGCTGGGGTGAGCTGGCACCTGTAGGGTGTGGAGAGGGACAGGTGCTGTTGGGTGGCACTTGCCACTGGATCAGGGAGTCCAGGGGGCAGGTCTGAGCGGAGAAGCTTCCCCGTGACCAGCATCGATGACCAGCATTGAGGCAGCATCACAAGACCAGGCCAACCAAGGGCTGTGTGTGCACAGGGCGCAGAAGCCCCCGAGTCCCGGGGCCCTGCTTGGTGAAGAGGGAGCCATCAAAGGGGACTGGGGATGGCCCTGGGCAGATGGTGGGGAGGCTGGAGTGAGTGGGAAGGAAGGCCCTCACACCCCAACCCTCCAGGTGACCCTCCCCACGCTGTCCAGGGCAGCCAGCCGCCTTGCAGATGTCAGTGGACGGAACGCCCCGTGGGGAGACAGGCCAAGGCAGCTCTTCAAGCCTTGGAATCAGCCAAGGTGCTGCTTACGCAGGACACCCACCAGTACCAGGCCAAAGTCACCCCGCAGAGCGGACGCCCCAGGATGGGGGAACGTTTGCAAAGCGCCGTCTGATGAAGGACTTGTGTCCAAGGCGGGCGGGGACTTCTGAGGGCTCCACGAGAAAGCAACCAATTCAAAACCCCACGAGTGTGCTGCACCGTCACCTCACCAGAGGAGAGAGCGGTGGCAAGGCATCCGGAGGTGCTCACCTCCCCAGTCACTGC
This portion of the Ictidomys tridecemlineatus isolate mIctTri1 chromosome 4, mIctTri1.hap1, whole genome shotgun sequence genome encodes:
- the Ctsd gene encoding cathepsin D — protein: MQPPSLLLLALGLLAASASALIRIPLYKFTSIRRTMTEAGGPVEGLVAQGPITKYSLQSSDRTKGPVPEILKNYMDAQYYGEIGIGTPPQCFTVVFDTGSSNLWVPSIHCKLLDIACWVHHKYNSGKSSTYVKNGTSFDIHYGSGSLSGYLSQDTVSVPCNSGPSLAPGGLKIERQIFGEATKQPGITFIAAKFDGILGMAYPRISVNNVLPVFDNLMEQKLVDKNVFSFYLNRDPSGQPGGELMLGGIDSKYYKGSLSYLNVTRKAYWQVHMDQIEVANGLTLCKKGCEAIVDTGTSLLVGPVDEVKELQKAIGAVPLIQGEYIIPCEKVASLPKVSLRLGGKDYTLSPESYTLKVSQGGKTICLSGFMGMDIPPPSGPLWILGDVFIGPYYTVFDRDNNRVGFAEATKL